The sequence AGAACAATATGAGAAATGTCTCCCTTCATTTGGTCCAGAGGTTAATCATGATTAATTTTCTTCCAACTTTCTACACAATGCTGCAGTACTTGCATTTCTGAAATCTTGATGGGAAGAAATGACTTTCTTAAAGAATCTATGCAATCAGTTCACTACCATTTTCTCCTGCGCTGCCAGCCTGCCAGGCCATGCACTCCAATGGAGATATTCCTCTCTCCTTGGCATTCGCACCCATCTATATGCTGAACCTAGCTAATTATTTCAGAAACTCCATATCAAACTGTATACATAAGAATTTAAATACCTTAGCAATTATTGGTGGTAACATtggtaaaaattctgcaaaaacaaCCAATTGGATTCACAAGTTAACTGTTTTAAACCAACCACAAATTACCGTTGAAGCTGAAGTTATACAAACCTAATCAAATGCTAAGCATGCCTGATTTTTATACCTAGAACATTGACTCTGCAAAAAATTCATATCAAATTCTGCAAAAAAAAAAGTAACACATATCTTCAGTACATAGTATCACCAATTGGATTCAAATGACAACTAGTGTAGCCAGCCGGAAACTATTATCGAAATGAACTCATTCAAGCATAATGAACAGACTTCCAAGAAACATAATATCTTAGCAATTTAGCATGACTGTGAGCATGTGGACTTCAACTACAAGATAACAACATTAGTACATTACATTCATATGAACACTTGACTTTAACTACTTCAGCTAAAACATTTCAAAATTTTATAAACATTGCTGTGCACATAAAAGTACTCTAGAACACAACTATTTCTGCAGACTACTCCCCTTTAGATGAAAACTTTAATAATAGTTCATAATTCAAACAGATATTGCCAGAAGGGGCAGAAGTGTACTTGTTGAAATGCGCACAGCTCTCCTGCATTGTTTGATAAAAAATATTGCCAAAAATGATAACAAGTCACTCAAATACCAGTTTTTGTCCGAGCGCAAACCAACTTCACATTTCAAAGTATCCTAGCTTGCAAAACCTTACCTAAAGATAACAATGATTGCAACAACCACAAAACGACAAGTGAAAGCCACCTAATTGCAATCCTCTCCTTAAAAACAGAATCAGCAAAAGATGGTAAACAGAATCAGCAGAAGATGGTACTCTGATGCTAGAGTTCGCTATATGTCATACATCTCATAAAAAGCATTGATATAGAACTCGAAAGTTGATCACTAAGTCTAAGTTCGTATTCACCGAAGCTCAATTGGTGTTTGCACTCGCAGTGAAAAGATCTCTAGTCAAATTTACTAATTATTATCTCCTTGTTCCAAAATTCTCTCTTTTTTTCATACAAGAAACACGAAACAAATCAAGAAACGAGGGCATACACAGCTCTCGTCGTTCACTCGAGAACAATCTTGGCGCCGAGCGCCCGCATCTTCTCGGCGATACTCTCCGCCTCCTCTTTGGGAACTCCAGCCTTCAGCACGGCGGGCGCCTTCTCCACGAGATCCTTGGCCTCCTTCAGACCCAGATTCGTGAACGCCCTCAGCTCCTTGATGATCTTGAGCTTCGCCGCGGCGTCGAACCCCTCCAGCTTCACGTCGAACGCCATCTTCTCCTCCTTGGCCTTCGCCTCCTCGCCGGCCGCGCCGGGACCTACTCCGCCGCCGACGAGCGGTGCGCCGCCGCCCGTGAGGATAGCTAGTGGCGGCAACTGGTCGACGCCGAGGCGGCCGCGCAGGGCATCGGCCAGGGAAGAGGCCTCGAGGAGGGTGAGCCCGCAGATCTCGTCGACGAGCGCGGAGACGCGCGGGGTCGCGCTGACGGCGGTGGAGAAGGAAGCGGCGGGGACGGTGGAGGGAGGAGTAATGAGGCGGCGGAGGTGAAGGAGGCGGGACGCCATTAGGGTTTTCGTGGGGGGTCACGGCTACAGGCCGGAGCGGAGCCTGTTTCATGGCTTCATGGTCAGTTTCAGTTTGTCACTTGAAGACAGAAGGCGGATCCATAACACTACGTATATTAGGTAAGAAAGCGGAGACAATAAAAGATTTGTGAAATAACAGACCACAAAAAAACAAGCTTTGTTCTACCTTAAATTATGCAGGAAATTCAAAATTTACAAATAAATGTAAATGGACGAACCTATTGCTTTTCATCTTTTAAACAAGGGCTCATCTCATTCCTCTGATCTGTTTCGCAACCAAACACGTGCTGAAATAACCATGTTGGTCGTTCATCTCCTCCCCTCCCTTTCGTGCATCATCGAAGCTAACACAATTCAGAATGTGTTGAGTAAAATGTTACTGCTAGTCTCCATCCATATCGAACTAGGTTATTGAGCTGTCCATCATGATCGTTCTGAACCCTCAACCTTGCAGTCGACCTGCACGGGTGGGCGTGGGCGCGTGACCGGGGCGCGGTGTGCCTTTCCTTCGTGCGGGCTTGGTCTTCCGCGGCGGGGAGTTGACTAAAAAAGACGTGCCCTTTTACGCTGTGGTTGGGCTGGGGTGGGCCGTGAGCGTGTGGCTACCGTTCCCGTTCCCGTGCAGCCGCTAGCTCTGACCCCGTCGGTTCGCGCCGGACGCCCACAAACGAAGGGGGCAGCGTGGGGGCACGCGGTAGTGGACTAGTGGCACACTACGCACGCACTCTCGGCTGGCGGCCGGAGTGGACGGAAGGGTTCCGGCGCGACCTTTTCGGAGCTCGTTTGCCTGCCCTTTTCACCGACTCGGCGCCTCGACGGCCGGCGACGGCGAGTGAGGATGCAAAAAAATCATCGCAGAAACGGAATGGCGTGTCGCTTTCCTTTGATCTGTCTCCGCGAGTCCGCGTGTACCtccggcccctccccctccccgccGCTTCGTTTGCTCATAGAAAGATTCCAGATCAGTGGATGTGGATCGTAGCGCAAGCACGCCGAGTAACTGCAGCTATAAAAAAAAATTCAAAGCAGCCAACAAACGGGGCAACTCATAAGCGTACAGATCTTCCGGCCACCCGCGATGCACAACAAACGGACTCCATGAATGACCCCAACTGGTGACACCACAGCTGACTGAGCCACTGCTGCTGCACAAGACGCCAAGATCACACACAGTTCGATGAACGCGCCATGCCATGTACTGCAACTGCAAGCCGGGATCTGTTTTCGCTCGTTTCTCCTCCTAGGTCTCTCCATGCCAAATGAATTCACAGACGATTCTGCTGCGCTGCACGCCTGCACCTGCTCTTGTTTGGGACGAACAAGTCATCTTCTTCCTTTTCCCGTCTGTTTGACTGACGCAATGATCCGTAAAGTTGTACAGTATTACTGACGACGATTCTAAACGCACTGAATCCCCGAGACCCAGTCAGTCTTGCGATTTTTTCCACCCAAAACACGCGCCCATCGACCTTCGTTGAACCATCCCCAAGCTtgagtcccccccccccccctactTCCCAAGTCGCATGTTCGATCGAATCACATCCAAATCCCGAAGAACAACATGTTGAATGAATGAATGTTTTCTCAGTTCATCTGTGTTGGACGAAAACTTTCCGACACAGCTATGTACAAATCAAAGAACAGAGTACACATCTCGCAGCAAATTTCTTGCGGCGCTTGCCAAGAAGGTCGTTCTTGTTCCCCTCCCCTCGTCGACCCCTCACATGACCTCGTACACGACGACTAGCGCGGTGTCCAAGCCGTGCAGCTGATGATGGCCCGACCGGTCGCCGGCGCGgaactccgccgccgccgccgcgagcGCGAAGGGCCGCCGGACCGACGGCGCGTCGAGGGCGGAGCTCGCGGTCGCGGCCTTGGAGTCGTCGGCcgaggaggacgacgacgactgcgACTGCGTCTGCGTCTGCGTCTGCGGCGGCTTGTAGTACATGCGCGCCGTCTGCGGGCAGTGCGAGTGGAACCTCGCCGCGATGCGCACG is a genomic window of Zea mays cultivar B73 chromosome 5, Zm-B73-REFERENCE-NAM-5.0, whole genome shotgun sequence containing:
- the LOC103625909 gene encoding uncharacterized protein LOC103625909, which codes for MARYVEMLDMGVRIAARFHSHCPQTARMYYKPPQTQTQTQSQSSSSSSADDSKAATASSALDAPSVRRPFALAAAAAEFRAGDRSGHHQLHGLDTALVVVYEVM
- the LOC100284007 gene encoding 50S ribosomal protein L12-2, translating into MASRLLHLRRLITPPSTVPAASFSTAVSATPRVSALVDEICGLTLLEASSLADALRGRLGVDQLPPLAILTGGGAPLVGGGVGPGAAGEEAKAKEEKMAFDVKLEGFDAAAKLKIIKELRAFTNLGLKEAKDLVEKAPAVLKAGVPKEEAESIAEKMRALGAKIVLE